The genomic stretch TTGTTGGAAATCACCTTGTCTTCGGTCAGGGTGCGGATGATGGTGGTGTAGTTGTGCCCCAGCCGGGTGCAGTACTCCTTAAAGCCCTTCTTCTGTACCCACATCAGCCCCTTGTCGATCTCATGGCGCGCCAGTAGCTGTGTGCTGGTGGGCTGGCGGATGATGGTGGGCATGTTGGAGTGCCACCCCTGCACTGTCGAAGCAGTCTGCAACACCAGCATGTTGGCGTTGATGGTCTCCAGGTATTCCGCGAGGATGCTGACCGGGTGCAGGTACTGCTCGGACATCGCCGAGCGCATGAAGGGGATCTGTTCTCGGCTCAACCACGCCCACAGTGTGCGCACATCGTAAGGCAGCAACCCCAGCTTGGCGCCGATCTCGCAGGCTGCGCAGGCTACGGCAGCCACTGCCGACCAGAACCGCTCCCCACCCGAAATGGCCATGCGCGTGTCGATGGCCTGCATGATGGTCCGTACCTGCTGCTGGACCTCATCCCGATGGGCAATGACGTAGGTGATGAACGCCTCGCCGATGTGACCGTAGTTCTCCTTCAGGTCTGACAGATACGTATCGGCCTGCGCTTTGGTGTGGACCTGCTGCGGGTTGAACAGGATCTCAAACACCCGCACCGACTCGGCAGTGCTGTCGGCCCTGTCAGACGCCAGGGCGGAGTAGAGGCTGGTGTTGGCTGTACAGAGCATGATGGTGGACTTGCTGCCTTGCAGTGTCTTGCGCTCGGTGCCGGTGGTGTCCAGCCTTACGCGCCCCTCGGACTGCGTGACACTCATGGCCATATCTGCCATGGCGCGTGGCGGCATCCGGGTGATCTCATCCACGGTCAGTGGGAGGTTGCTCATAATCATCATGCGGTTGTCGCGCGCCTGCGCGGTGGCGCCCTGCGACGTGCCGTTGAGGGTCATCTTCTCGGGGTGCCCCCACAGTGAAGCGCAGGTATACAGGGTGGTGGACTTGGACGCCCCCGGCTTGCCGGACATATTGACGATGACGCCGTGGTGGCCGGTCATGTACAGCAGGGGAGCCCCTAGCGCAGCGCAGATGGCGAACTGGTTGGGGGCGTACTCTGGGTGGTTGAAGAATTTCAGCAGGTCCAGTTGGCGAGACATCTCGCCTGCCGCGTGAACGGCGGACACTGTGCGCTGTGCGCCCTGGTCCATCGTGGGCACCTTGTCTGTGCCATCTGCTCGGATCACCTTGTGCGGCAGGACGAACTCCTGCATATCGTCAGTCCACCCCAGCGCACCATACACCACATCGGCGACGGCAGCACGTTGCAGTTGCTTGATGTATGCCACCATGTAATTCCCCACCATATTGACTGCATTCTGCGCGACGAACACTCCGTTGTTAGACAATAACTGGCTGAGCTTCTTGGTATCGTACATCGCTTCAGCCGGCAGGTGAATCTCTGTCATCCCTACCAGTGGGAGCACAGCACACCAGACGTGCGTTTCCGTTATGCGGTAGGGGTCTCTGTACCGCCGCACCGGGTAGAAGTCGTGGTCCAGGATCTTGACGGTCTCGGTGAGCTGGATCTCATCCTCTTCCCCTTTCTTGGGCTTGACGGAGATGTCGATGTACACCCCCGTCGCCAGGCGCTTGTACGGATGAGGGGCTGTAGGGATGGTGACTGTTGGTTGCGGCGCCCCTTTTACGACAGGTGCTGCCGGCGGCGGTGCGTAGTCGGTGAACTTGGCGCCCACGATGGGCGACTTGATCTTGCCCCACTGCGGGCAGCCTGCACACACACCAGGATTGATCGTGTCGAACTTGGTGCAGGTGGTAGGCCCGATGTCCTGCGCGGCCAGGTTGGCCAGCTTGCTCTCGACCTCGGTGGCTGAGTACCGGGCGTCCTTGGCGCTGAACTTGTGTGCGGCCTTGTCGCCTTCCCGCGTGTGACGGATCAGCCCCAGCGCGGCGTACCACATCGGCTCAGACAAGCTTGCCGCGTTGGCCATGGCGTACTGCATCTGCGGGCAGGCCAGGATGACGGCCTTGATCCCGGGCGGCGGGGACGTGTGTATCGTGGTGTTGTCTGCGAAGCCTTCCAGATACGCTGGCGGGCGACTCGGCACCTGTACGGCAACATCGCACGCTGCCAGTGCAGCGTCCAGCCTATGCTCGATCTCTTCGGCGGGTGTGCATTCTCCTCCCCGCAGTATCTGTACCGGGCGCGGAGTGCCTTTATGGTGTAGTGTGCCTGGCAGGCGCAGTACGGACGCGGCATCTGCTGTTCGTGTAGGGTCGATCTTCAGCCCCTTGGCTACGGCCAGGGCCTTCAGCTTGGCCGCGATCTGTGCCCAGCGGGCGGTAGGCAACGCGTTGGTGAACGGCCAGTAGACATGCAGCCCCATGCCAGATGACACGACGATGGGTGCCGGCAGGCCGGCGGAGGTAGCGAACTGCTTGAGGTTTCTTAGTGCTTCAGCTTGGCTGGGGTACTTGTGGTCATCCGTGCCTACATCGATGTCCATAACGAGGCACTTGGCCTCGCACATGTTGCGCTGTGTGCGCACCTCGTAGGCCCCTTCCTCGCCCGTCTTGCGGTTCCGTTTCTTGGGGTTCCACACGCGCGGCTCGGCCAGCGACTGCACGCAGAAATACACATCATTTGCTGGGGATAACTTCTCGGCGGCGAGGATGGCGTCCGCATGGGACTGTACGACCTTGTGGACGAATACGGCATTGCTGGCGCCGGGTGGCGTCCAGGGGGTGGCCAGCGCGAAGTAGCCTGTGGCGGGCCAGACTGCCCGCAAAAATTGCGTTACGTTCACAGATAGCCCCTTGGAGAGCACACAGCATACTATGAGGCGGCCGCCGAAACATCCGGCGGCCACCCATGCTACATCATGCGGGACTTAGTCGTCCCATTCCGCGAGCAGGTCTTGCAGTTCTTTCGGCACCTCCGTGGTCTCTGCCGCAGCGGCGGGGGCTGAGGCTGCTTCTTCGGGCTCACCCGCGTCGAAACTCATCTCGATCTGGTCATCGTCCTCCGGTTCCGGGGCGGGTTTGGCAGGCTTGGCTGCCGGCTTGGCCGGCTTCGACTCGGCCTTGGCTGCCGGCTTGGCGGCTTGACGGGGTTTAGCCGCAGGCTCGGGCTCTCTCTTGGCTGCCGGCGCAGGGGCCTGCTCCACTTCCGCCGCCTTTACATCAGGGCTGCCAGCCGGCAACGCAGGGGCGGCCGCAGGCTCATCCACTGCCAGCAGTGACTCGACTGAGCCGTCCTCCATGCGCGCCTTGACTACCTCCATTTCGTGTGGCTCCAGCCACCGCTCGGCAGAGAAGATGACTTTGGGGTAGTTGGCGTTGGGGTCGAACCGCATCTTGGTGACGATGGTGGCGGTGTGCTTGGCACCGTTGCCACGCAGGAAGTCCACGTAGTTCTCGAAGGCGCGCCAGCCTTCCTTCTCCAGGTCGGGTGACTGCTTGTCGAACAGGCTGGTAATGGCCAGCTTGAGCCGCAACGGCGGCAGCTTCATCTCACCGACAAGCGGGAGTACAACGATGTGCCGTTGCTGGGAGCACGCAGTGACAGCCTTGCCAGCCTCGGTGATCTTGGACCCTTTGGCAGCCAGTGGGCAGGTGCGGCAGGATGCACTTTTGGGCTCTGCCACCTGAGCGCTGGGCTTCTCGCCGTCGTCACTCCAGCACGCCGGGAGACTCACTTTCTCGGGGTCATACGCGCCTTCGTAGTAGGCCCGCCCACGGTGCTTGGCGTAATCCATAACGACAACTCGCAACGTCTGGACGGGTTCGGAATCACCGTCTTCGTTGCGCCGCGTCAGGTTGGTACGGGTGCCGTCCGGCAGGGAGATCGACCAGACCTTGCCGGCATAGTTGAGCGTGGGAATCCGGTTGCGCTCGATGAGGTTGGTCTCCCGCTCGTCCACAAACGCGGCGATATGTGCCGGAACAGGGGCGGTACCGGAAGAGAAAACAGTCAGATTGGACATACTTGAAACTCCAGCAGTAAATGACGGGGGTGGTCAGTCGCCACGGCGCACATGCACCGTGAACTCCCTATACGCAGACACCGGAGGAGGGGTTTCCCCGTCGTGGTCGGCCATATAGTTTGTCACAAAACGCCGGGAAAGGCGCTTCTCGTAGATCTCGGACGGCGGGATACCTTCGGCAATCGCCCAGGTGTCCAGCACATTCCAGTCCTTGCAGCTTGGCTTGATCTCTTCCTTCTGAAACGCTGTGCCGGCATCCGTTCGCACGGACTGTACGTTCAGCCGGTTCAGCTCTCGCTGGATCTCGGCGCCCAATCGGTCCATCTTGCTTTGCAGCTCGGCACACTTGGCGTCTGCTTCTTTCTTGATCCGAGACTTCTCGTCCCGGATCTTCACATATACAGCTACAACTTTTTCGATGTCCATGATACCTCCTCTTGTTTACCCTTGTGCAACAGACTTATACATGTCCAGCATCTGCTGCTGCCCCAGCCTGCGCGACTCGATCAGGCTGTAGATGTCCCACTCCAGCTTATGGCCGCCGATGCGAATGACCGTCATGGGGCGCGTTTGCCCGGAGCGGTTGAACCGCTCGACTACCTGCTGTGCCTGGTCGTTACTGTAGATCGGTGCGTAGAAAATGCACATATCTGCCTCTGTCAGGTTCAGGCCGTGAGACATCACCTTTGGGTGGCATAAGAGTACATGCGGGTCGGCCTGTGCCTTGAAGTTTACGATGATCTCATTACGCTTTGCAACAGATACGTCACCATTCAGCACACCGACACTATACAGTTTACTTACTTCTTTTTCAAGCACATTGATAATGCCCTTGAATGGTACAACTACAAACACCTTGGCGGATGCTTCAGCAATGCAGTCCATCAGCACCTGTAGACGTGGCGCGTGGTCGAGCGGGATGTAGTCGTCGGTCAGTGGGTCTCTGACTGATCCGCACAGGATCTGGCGCAGCTTGGTGATGGTGTCGGCGGCGTTGACGGCCGTGATCTGCTTGGCGCGCAGCTCGGCCTGCATCTGTTTACGCATGGCGGCCAGCGCCTTGGTCTGCTCTTTGGTCAGCGGGCAGTCTCTGGCGGACACCGTAACTGGCGGCAAGTCCTTGCAGTCCTGCTTACGGAACCGCACGGCGGGTTGCAGGGCATCGTACACGATTCGCGATGCGTCAGGTTTGGGCACCCACTTGTACTGCGTGACCTGCTGCATGGTCTGCTGGCGGAACTGCCCGAAATACTTGGGCACCCGCTCCGGCGAGACCAACCGGGCCAAGGCCCATGCGTCCGTGGGTGCGTTGGGGGTGGGCGTACCGGTCATCAGCCAGAGCCGCTGGTGGGGCTGCAACATCTTCGCGAACGCCGAGTATTGCCGGTTGCCGGCGTTCCGGTAGTTGGACGCCTCGTCCACGATGACCAGATCAATGTCACCGCGCGCAGTGATCGCTCGCCGAACATCCGCGATGGCCAGTCCTTCGTAGTTGATAATGTAGAAATCCAGGTCCAGCCCCAGCATGTGCAGGCGGTACTCCCGCGAGCCATGCACCACACCGGCCTTGCGGTGCATCAGCACGCCGAAAATTTCACTCAGCCATACCCGCTCGACCGTGGACAAGGGGGTGACGATCAAGGCTTTGCGGACGTGCTTGTTCTCCATCAACCAGTCGGCCGCCCATAACGCAGCGGCCGTCTTCTCAGTGCCCATCTCGCTCAGGTTGAACCCTCGCCGGTGCAGGGTCAGGAACTCCGCCATGACAGTCTGATGAGCGCCGGGCTTGAACTTCCCCGGCCAGCGGTAGTAATACTTGATAGGCGCCGGCGCCGGGATGCCCATGTTGCGCAGCACCTTCGTGGCGTCCAAGGTATGGCGCACAGCGACGTTGTACTGGCTGTGGTCCAACAGCCTGCTGCTGTCTATCAGGCTGCGGACAGTCAGAGGGTCCGAGTGTCGGAGCAGCAGACTCTTTGAAGCGACATCGACTGCGATCATGGTGTACGGCTCGGCTGTGCTTTACACCCGTGCTCGACGTACACATACCACTGGTCGCCAGTCCCGTAGGGATCGGTGGTCCGTACCAGGTCCGGGCAGTCTGCCAAGTTGTGCCCTCGACAGTCGCTCCTGTAGCGGGGATGCGGGGCATCGTATGCGTCGCACGTACATAGGTCAGACATCGGATACTACCCTCTTGCAGTTACGCGGTCCCAGATACGGTCAAGTGTCTCCGTTTGCTTCTCCGTCAGGGGGCGGTCGTTCTCAAGCTGACTGCGGATCGAGTCAATAAACTCGACCTCCCACTCCGTGAGGCGAGACTCCCGCTTCTCGCAGTCTTCAATCATTGTCAGATACTCGTCTGCCCAACCAGACATACATTCCTCCAGCTACTCTGATCTCATCCTGGCCAACTTCTTGAGGCACGCCGAGCAGACCAGGAGTACATCACCCGGCGGCTCAAGCCTGCCACCCATGCCACAGATGGCGGTTTCGGTTTTGGCCCCGGTCCGCACCACGTGACGCTTGCGGCCGCTGCCTATCCTGGCGTAGAAGTAATGGTTCTCGTCGATCATCTGCGTACCCCATAGCATGTGCACATGTCACTCTTCACTTCTTGCCCTTTACTGTTTTGCGGCGCTGCCGCTGCTCCCACCGATCCGCTGCCCAAGCCGCATAGGACTGGTCATCACCAGCGCGGATGTGGCGGTGGTAGATGTCTGCCCAGGTGTAGGGGCGGCGCTTTTTCGTCATTGCTCTGGCCTGTAATTCCAGCCCATGACTTTGCTCCTCAAGATGAGCCCAGTAGGACGCCACCGCACCGGCTGGACCGAGGCGACGCCGTCCTCGT from Candidatus Macondimonas diazotrophica encodes the following:
- a CDS encoding DUF927 domain-containing protein, translating into MNVTQFLRAVWPATGYFALATPWTPPGASNAVFVHKVVQSHADAILAAEKLSPANDVYFCVQSLAEPRVWNPKKRNRKTGEEGAYEVRTQRNMCEAKCLVMDIDVGTDDHKYPSQAEALRNLKQFATSAGLPAPIVVSSGMGLHVYWPFTNALPTARWAQIAAKLKALAVAKGLKIDPTRTADAASVLRLPGTLHHKGTPRPVQILRGGECTPAEEIEHRLDAALAACDVAVQVPSRPPAYLEGFADNTTIHTSPPPGIKAVILACPQMQYAMANAASLSEPMWYAALGLIRHTREGDKAAHKFSAKDARYSATEVESKLANLAAQDIGPTTCTKFDTINPGVCAGCPQWGKIKSPIVGAKFTDYAPPPAAPVVKGAPQPTVTIPTAPHPYKRLATGVYIDISVKPKKGEEDEIQLTETVKILDHDFYPVRRYRDPYRITETHVWCAVLPLVGMTEIHLPAEAMYDTKKLSQLLSNNGVFVAQNAVNMVGNYMVAYIKQLQRAAVADVVYGALGWTDDMQEFVLPHKVIRADGTDKVPTMDQGAQRTVSAVHAAGEMSRQLDLLKFFNHPEYAPNQFAICAALGAPLLYMTGHHGVIVNMSGKPGASKSTTLYTCASLWGHPEKMTLNGTSQGATAQARDNRMMIMSNLPLTVDEITRMPPRAMADMAMSVTQSEGRVRLDTTGTERKTLQGSKSTIMLCTANTSLYSALASDRADSTAESVRVFEILFNPQQVHTKAQADTYLSDLKENYGHIGEAFITYVIAHRDEVQQQVRTIMQAIDTRMAISGGERFWSAVAAVACAACEIGAKLGLLPYDVRTLWAWLSREQIPFMRSAMSEQYLHPVSILAEYLETINANMLVLQTASTVQGWHSNMPTIIRQPTSTQLLARHEIDKGLMWVQKKGFKEYCTRLGHNYTTIIRTLTEDKVISNKSILKVLGAGTDYAKGQSSCMLVNMFNQLLSGELAAAEKLRSPDSKVITFPPQGSTSGQ
- a CDS encoding DEAD/DEAH box helicase codes for the protein MIAVDVASKSLLLRHSDPLTVRSLIDSSRLLDHSQYNVAVRHTLDATKVLRNMGIPAPAPIKYYYRWPGKFKPGAHQTVMAEFLTLHRRGFNLSEMGTEKTAAALWAADWLMENKHVRKALIVTPLSTVERVWLSEIFGVLMHRKAGVVHGSREYRLHMLGLDLDFYIINYEGLAIADVRRAITARGDIDLVIVDEASNYRNAGNRQYSAFAKMLQPHQRLWLMTGTPTPNAPTDAWALARLVSPERVPKYFGQFRQQTMQQVTQYKWVPKPDASRIVYDALQPAVRFRKQDCKDLPPVTVSARDCPLTKEQTKALAAMRKQMQAELRAKQITAVNAADTITKLRQILCGSVRDPLTDDYIPLDHAPRLQVLMDCIAEASAKVFVVVPFKGIINVLEKEVSKLYSVGVLNGDVSVAKRNEIIVNFKAQADPHVLLCHPKVMSHGLNLTEADMCIFYAPIYSNDQAQQVVERFNRSGQTRPMTVIRIGGHKLEWDIYSLIESRRLGQQQMLDMYKSVAQG